The genome window TCATTAGTGATCCAATGGAATAAGGTAAACTCGAACGCTTCATTTTTCGTACGTCGTGTAGAATTTTAGGAGTAGGGGGATTATGCATACCTTGAAGAAGGGCTGCATAAACAGCAGGTTCATTAGCTAGAAGCCGCAAAAGAAAAGTAATGACCACAGATGAAGTGTCATATCCTGCAACCATAACTATTATGATATTGTGCAAGATCTCCTTTTCAGTTAATTCTTCTTCATTGTCAGCATTTCGAATGCTAAGCAAGCAAGTAATAAGGTCTTGGAGTGGTAAAGCAGTTTTTTGCTCAAGTTGCATCCTCTTTTCACAAATTAGTTCCTTAAGCATGTTTTGAACCCTCTTGCTTGCCTTGATGCTGCAGTTGAAACGCGTGAACGGCAAGTTAAGAGGGACTGACCACAGTCCTTCTATCATTCGTTGAAAACACTCGATGAGTTCGTCTCTGCGAGGTCCTCGTTCAACCCCAAAAATCAGTGAGCATATAATGTTGAACGTGAGGTTCTTCATGAGAGGCAAGACCTATGAACAACCGAAAAACTTTGTTAATGTGAATTTTAATTCAGCCAACAAGTGTAGATTTACATATTTGTTAAACTAATTGGCCGGCTAAACGCCTTTGCAGTAGGTATGGTCCCAACCTATATGAGTGCTAAGTGTAATTTACTCAAAAGCTTTTTATAGCGCTATAACTTACTGTTATTTTTTGCTTCCCATGCCAATTCAACTCAAGATGCTTCCTGATTTCTTCGTCCAATTTTCCTACATATTGCTTCAATGACTCAGGCTTCAAGAACACCATTAGAGCATTTCTAACTCGCTTGTGATCCTCGCCACTCAGCTCCAATATGTTCCGGTCACCTAAAATCATTCGAGTAGACTCAGGTTGTTGGCTGGTAATGGTTTTGCCATCATTGTTGAATACAAACTTGTTTGCAGCCTGTCCATGAATGAAGACTGTTGGCTTGCCAAAGAGACTCAGCTTTGAAACCGGACCATACTTGGTTATTCTTTGTTCAAGCCATTTTTCTGCTGTGTTGTTGCGCATGGCTCGAAGAAAGCCAAGGCTCTGCCCTATTATGGGTAGTCCCAATGAGCCCGGAGGAAGCCTTTTCgatgattttcttcttctcgtaatgagaaagaagatggGGATGaccaagaagaaaatggtGACAAGAAGGGTATTCATGATTTGTGTGGCGTAATTTGTTTTTGCAAGAGTGTGAGGGAGGGATTCAAGAGAACGAAAAATCAATGCATATGGGGGAGGTCTTgtaaaggaaaggaaaagaagataaaaacttttttctttttagggtTTCGGGCGGGTGTATCGAAATATGCAGAAGCACATTGGTTTTGCAGAACTAGAAAGAATCGATACATAACACAATTATGGAGAAGAACATGGTACTGGTTCTTATAGTGCAGTGAAAACTCTGTTCATGATGGCAAGTTTGGCTTGGAATATAATTTCAGCTGTTTGGTAGTGCAGCGATAAGTACCTCAGCTGTTTGTGTTTAGCTGTTTGTACACAccacccatttggtgaaattaAGGAATGATGGTTTTCTATCATTGGACTTGgtttgtttaatcaataaaaaactTCATTTCATGGCAATTTCCGCCTAGTTTGTAAATACATAGGTTTCATGTGTCACAAATGTCAAATGCATGAAGACACATATTATCTTTGTCATGATTCTGAACCCCAAACGCGTGCAAGACAAATTAGGTTGACTTGATCCTTGCTAGGTATTTAGAAAACATCACATTGATGCCTTGTTGATTtcactttttgttgttttttgtaTTCTGGAATTAGATAATGTTTTTGTGACCAATAAACTCTACAAAGACTAATTGTAATCACTACTAAAAAAAGTGGCAACAGTTACCATTATCTGGTGACATTTGTGGCCGTGACAAAAGGCATATTAGTCAcattttttgacttttttggtgACTAAAAAGGCTTTTAGTCACAttgtttgctttttttggTGACTAAAGCCTTTAGTCACTCCCACAACAGTCACCAAA of Prunus dulcis chromosome 4, ALMONDv2, whole genome shotgun sequence contains these proteins:
- the LOC117626488 gene encoding cytochrome P450 716B1-like, producing the protein MNTLLVTIFFLVIPIFFLITRRRKSSKRLPPGSLGLPIIGQSLGFLRAMRNNTAEKWLEQRITKYGPVSKLSLFGKPTVFIHGQAANKFVFNNDGKTITSQQPESTRMILGDRNILELSGEDHKRVRNALMVFLKPESLKQYVGKLDEEIRKHLELNWHGKQKITVLPLMKNLTFNIICSLIFGVERGPRRDELIECFQRMIEGLWSVPLNLPFTRFNCSIKASKRVQNMLKELICEKRMQLEQKTALPLQDLITCLLSIRNADNEEELTEKEILHNIIIVMVAGYDTSSVVITFLLRLLANEPAVYAALLQEQEEIARSKSLGELLTWEDLAKMKYTWRVTMEILRTTPPVFGGMRRAMKDIEYGEFLIPQGWQIFWAIPMTHNDDSIFPEPSKFDPSRFENQKSVPPYSFVPFGGGTRICPGYEFARIEILVAIHYMVTQFTWKLCADNKFSRVPMPVPTQGLPIEITPRKQM